In Phyllobacterium zundukense, one DNA window encodes the following:
- a CDS encoding carboxymuconolactone decarboxylase family protein, giving the protein MTPRFMPFKIAPDLIKTLVNLENGLAAGLERSLTELVKLRASQINGCAYCIHMHVTDALSHGETEMRLFMLDAWRESSLYTDRERAALAWTESLTLLADTGAPDDDYALVKKQFNEVELVNLTLTIGAINLWNRLQVAARAAHPANAG; this is encoded by the coding sequence ATGACACCGCGCTTCATGCCCTTCAAAATCGCGCCCGATCTCATCAAGACTTTAGTGAATCTTGAAAATGGCCTCGCCGCCGGGCTCGAGCGCAGCCTGACAGAACTCGTCAAACTACGGGCCTCGCAGATCAACGGGTGTGCGTACTGCATCCATATGCACGTAACCGACGCGCTTTCGCACGGCGAGACCGAGATGAGATTGTTCATGCTGGATGCATGGCGGGAGTCCTCACTTTATACGGATCGCGAACGCGCCGCCCTGGCATGGACCGAGTCGTTGACCCTGCTCGCCGACACCGGCGCACCGGATGATGATTATGCCCTGGTGAAGAAGCAATTCAACGAGGTCGAACTCGTCAACCTGACCCTCACGATCGGTGCGATCAATCTCTGGAACCGATTACAAGTTGCCGCTCGCGCTGCGCACCCCGCCAACGCCGGCTGA
- a CDS encoding GNAT family N-acetyltransferase, with the protein MNNSVEDNVTYDRYEMPIAAGFIAAAYDRIEDDTVILVHTEVPFEYSGQGIGSRLADGVFDLIRQSGRKVVPKCTFMAKFSASHPEYRDMIAG; encoded by the coding sequence ATGAACAATTCCGTTGAAGACAACGTCACATACGACCGTTACGAGATGCCGATCGCCGCCGGTTTCATTGCCGCCGCGTATGACAGGATCGAGGACGACACAGTCATACTGGTCCATACCGAAGTGCCGTTCGAATACTCCGGTCAAGGAATCGGCTCGAGATTGGCTGATGGAGTGTTCGACCTAATCCGCCAGAGTGGTCGTAAAGTGGTGCCAAAGTGCACCTTCATGGCCAAATTCTCGGCCAGCCATCCGGAATACCGCGACATGATCGCGGGTTGA
- a CDS encoding SDR family oxidoreductase — protein MRIVVIGGTGLIGSKTVARLRNKGHEVVAASPNSGVNTITGEGLTEALAGAEVVLDLANSPSFEEKAVREFFETAGHNLLTAEAKAGVKHHIALSVVGTERLQDNGYFRAKLVQEKLIKASPIPYTIVHSTQFFEFLKGIADSGTVGTVARLSPAYFQPIASDDVADAMADVALAKPLNGMMEIAGPERVRMNEIVAKYLKEINDPRTVEADIHARYFGSELNDQSLVPGEGARIGKIGFKDWLRQSQQLQPTK, from the coding sequence ATGAGAATCGTTGTTATCGGTGGCACTGGGCTTATCGGGTCCAAGACCGTGGCGCGTTTGCGCAATAAAGGCCACGAGGTAGTTGCCGCGTCACCAAACTCCGGCGTTAACACCATCACAGGTGAGGGCCTGACGGAAGCGTTGGCGGGTGCTGAGGTTGTGCTTGATTTGGCAAACTCGCCTTCTTTTGAAGAGAAGGCGGTCCGCGAATTCTTCGAAACGGCAGGCCATAATCTGCTCACCGCCGAAGCCAAGGCGGGTGTAAAGCACCATATTGCGCTTTCCGTGGTGGGAACGGAGCGATTGCAGGACAACGGGTACTTCAGGGCTAAACTTGTTCAGGAAAAACTCATCAAGGCTTCCCCTATCCCATACACGATCGTCCATTCTACCCAGTTCTTCGAATTTCTGAAGGGAATAGCTGATTCAGGCACCGTCGGCACCGTCGCTCGTCTTTCGCCTGCCTATTTCCAGCCCATCGCATCCGACGACGTTGCCGATGCGATGGCAGATGTTGCCCTCGCAAAACCACTCAATGGCATGATGGAGATCGCTGGTCCTGAACGCGTTCGCATGAACGAGATCGTTGCCAAGTATCTGAAGGAGATCAACGATCCGCGGACGGTCGAGGCAGATATTCATGCGCGCTATTTCGGGTCTGAACTGAACGATCAGTCGCTTGTTCCCGGCGAGGGTGCGCGGATCGGCAAGATCGGTTTTAAGGATTGGCTGCGTCAATCGCAGCAACTGCAGCCGACGAAGTAA
- a CDS encoding cupin domain-containing protein — MIRTILLSTAVVLCATVTGFAGSASNEAKVTLVYEHELPNVPGKSMKGVLVEYGPGGSNPAHRHPNSAFIYATVLEGAFKSQVNDGPAKVYKVGESWSESPGDRHRVSANASTTERARLLAVFVVDTDEKDLVLPYHE; from the coding sequence ATGATCAGAACCATTCTGCTCTCCACAGCCGTTGTCCTTTGCGCCACGGTGACCGGCTTTGCCGGCAGCGCCAGCAATGAAGCGAAGGTAACGCTGGTATACGAACACGAACTGCCCAACGTTCCCGGTAAAAGCATGAAAGGTGTGCTTGTCGAATACGGGCCGGGCGGGTCGAACCCGGCACATAGGCATCCGAATTCCGCATTCATTTACGCGACCGTTCTGGAAGGGGCATTCAAGAGCCAGGTCAACGACGGACCCGCCAAGGTCTACAAGGTCGGAGAGAGTTGGTCAGAGTCCCCGGGCGACCGTCATCGTGTCAGCGCAAACGCCAGCACAACCGAGCGCGCCCGGCTGCTGGCGGTGTTTGTCGTAGACACCGACGAGAAAGACCTCGTCCTGCCCTATCACGAATAG
- a CDS encoding mechanosensitive ion channel family protein — protein sequence MSIDLTIAEMMTSPIINAGWVALAGVIVTRALVRHHAFLKLIAQIAFFIALTGILLANNILPYDVHPGSGSAVETVVLGLVKIVWWMNVAWALIAFVRLYLVLERKPREARLIQDIVVGLIYLGTALSIVAFVFSVPVGTLLATSGIFAIILGLALQNTLSDAFSGVALNLGRPFVLGDWIKLSDGTEGRVVESNWRATHLLTAGNNIAVLPNGFLAKLGLTNVSHPNESHGMALSVRLAPTKIPSTIIECMQMVLLSCNSIVRDPAPLVSLKNLDATAIEVELLFQVSSIAQSIAAKNELIDLIYRHTKSAGLLLSSPASSVSLDVGDTRSAVPHSLSALELLEAIPLFSALTHEERRALADKVSTRTYRKDEVIVHQGQKLCSLMIVRSGVLVLTRQGANGEDEIERFAPGDFFGEDGLLAGTGEPGTVTALAAAVLFELDQKSLAPLLKARPDMADDLASFLAHRFESRLQTSHSTQGLSRHRSVAEMLKSMETVFRPNL from the coding sequence ATGAGCATCGATCTAACCATCGCAGAAATGATGACCTCGCCAATTATCAACGCTGGCTGGGTCGCCCTGGCCGGCGTGATTGTCACGCGTGCCCTTGTCCGTCATCACGCATTTCTGAAATTGATCGCACAAATCGCTTTCTTCATTGCGCTGACCGGAATTCTGCTTGCCAACAACATCTTGCCCTATGACGTCCATCCGGGCAGCGGTTCGGCGGTAGAAACCGTCGTTCTGGGACTGGTGAAAATTGTCTGGTGGATGAATGTCGCCTGGGCGCTCATTGCCTTTGTCCGTCTCTACCTGGTGTTAGAGAGAAAACCGCGTGAGGCAAGGCTCATTCAAGATATCGTCGTGGGGTTGATCTATCTGGGCACGGCCTTATCGATCGTCGCTTTCGTATTCAGCGTGCCGGTCGGAACATTGCTCGCCACGTCCGGTATCTTCGCGATCATATTGGGTCTGGCACTTCAGAACACGCTGAGCGATGCATTTTCCGGAGTCGCGCTCAACCTGGGTCGGCCGTTTGTCCTTGGTGACTGGATCAAGCTGAGCGATGGCACCGAGGGCCGCGTCGTCGAGAGCAACTGGCGAGCGACGCACCTGTTGACCGCAGGCAACAATATCGCCGTTCTGCCGAACGGCTTTCTCGCCAAGCTGGGCCTGACAAACGTTAGCCATCCAAATGAGTCCCATGGCATGGCCCTGTCTGTAAGACTTGCCCCGACCAAGATCCCGTCAACCATCATTGAGTGCATGCAGATGGTCTTGCTGAGCTGCAATTCGATCGTCAGAGATCCAGCCCCATTGGTTTCATTAAAAAATCTGGACGCCACCGCAATTGAAGTCGAACTGCTGTTTCAGGTGTCAAGCATCGCGCAAAGTATCGCCGCCAAGAACGAGCTGATTGATTTGATCTACCGCCACACGAAATCGGCAGGGTTGCTTTTGTCCAGCCCCGCATCATCCGTGAGTTTGGATGTAGGAGATACTCGCAGCGCTGTACCCCACAGTCTTTCTGCGCTTGAACTTCTCGAAGCCATACCCCTGTTTTCGGCTCTGACCCACGAGGAACGACGGGCCCTAGCTGACAAAGTTTCAACCAGAACGTACCGGAAAGATGAAGTCATAGTGCATCAAGGTCAAAAGCTATGCTCATTGATGATTGTTAGAAGTGGAGTTCTGGTTCTGACCCGGCAGGGCGCCAACGGCGAAGATGAGATCGAACGATTTGCACCGGGTGATTTCTTTGGTGAGGACGGGTTGCTCGCGGGAACTGGGGAGCCGGGAACAGTTACCGCGCTCGCTGCTGCCGTACTATTCGAATTGGATCAGAAGAGTTTAGCACCGCTGCTGAAGGCTCGCCCCGATATGGCGGACGATCTAGCTTCGTTTTTAGCACACCGCTTTGAGAGCCGCCTTCAAACTTCTCATTCAACACAAGGACTATCGCGCCACCGCTCGGTAGCCGAAATGTTGAAATCCATGGAGACCGTGTTCCGGCCCAACCTGTAA
- a CDS encoding SDR family oxidoreductase: MKIAVMGASGLIGTKVVEKLRHAGIEVVAASPTFGVNSVTGEGLRAAVAGADVVIDVTNTTSFGDNSALEFFKASTRNLLAASADAGIGHYLALSVVGTPRLVESDYFRAKMVQENLIRAARRPYTILHSTQFFEFISGVIDMGADGDDLRLPSASVRPIAADNVAEMLAELAMETAKNDTIEIGGPEQFGLDEIARVQLAANEDTRQVIRDSRARYYGVELNDDTLLPLKGSHVASRRYVDWLYHSMAG; the protein is encoded by the coding sequence ATGAAAATCGCGGTTATGGGAGCGAGCGGACTGATCGGAACGAAAGTCGTTGAGAAGCTTCGCCACGCAGGTATTGAGGTAGTCGCTGCATCCCCGACTTTCGGAGTCAACAGTGTGACAGGCGAAGGCCTCAGAGCAGCCGTCGCGGGAGCTGACGTTGTCATCGACGTCACCAACACCACGTCATTTGGCGACAACTCGGCCCTGGAGTTTTTCAAGGCCTCCACCCGTAACTTGTTGGCTGCTTCAGCAGATGCTGGCATCGGCCACTATCTTGCCCTTTCCGTGGTGGGAACTCCTCGCCTTGTTGAAAGTGATTATTTCCGCGCGAAGATGGTTCAGGAAAATCTCATCAGGGCAGCAAGGAGGCCCTATACCATCCTCCATTCCACGCAATTTTTTGAGTTTATCAGTGGCGTGATCGACATGGGAGCAGACGGCGATGACCTCAGGCTTCCCTCAGCATCTGTAAGACCGATAGCTGCTGATAATGTCGCTGAAATGCTGGCCGAATTGGCGATGGAAACAGCAAAGAACGATACCATCGAGATCGGAGGGCCAGAGCAGTTCGGTCTCGACGAGATTGCGCGTGTCCAGCTCGCAGCCAACGAAGATACGCGCCAGGTCATTCGTGACAGCAGAGCGCGTTACTATGGCGTCGAGTTAAACGACGACACACTGCTTCCACTCAAGGGGTCACACGTGGCTTCACGACGATATGTCGACTGGCTGTATCATTCGATGGCCGGCTAG
- a CDS encoding RrF2 family transcriptional regulator, translating to MKKPSIKSEILREEAAHSNNTGRTSLYGAAVEYGIHCMVWLIEPRTKPVSSRDLAELQGVPTTLMARIMPRLEKAGLVVSTSGISGGYRLAKEPKDITVLDIADAIDGRKSVFDCKDIRKNCVLFGGEAPAWMTRGVCGVHAVMLRAEKSMRNEMDRTTLQDLSTGFSVLAPADFGEDIGQWLDNRATNRELARISAVKDSSRNRRRGSDG from the coding sequence ATGAAAAAGCCTTCGATCAAATCTGAAATCCTGCGCGAGGAAGCTGCGCATAGCAACAACACCGGAAGAACCAGTCTGTATGGTGCTGCGGTCGAGTATGGCATCCATTGCATGGTTTGGTTGATCGAGCCGCGGACAAAGCCCGTCAGCAGTCGCGACCTTGCCGAACTGCAGGGTGTGCCGACAACATTGATGGCGAGGATCATGCCGAGGCTTGAAAAGGCCGGGCTCGTCGTGTCGACCAGCGGCATCAGCGGGGGCTATAGGCTCGCTAAAGAGCCAAAAGACATAACTGTGCTCGACATTGCCGATGCGATCGACGGTCGCAAAAGCGTGTTCGACTGCAAAGATATCCGCAAGAATTGCGTTTTGTTCGGTGGGGAAGCTCCCGCTTGGATGACTCGTGGCGTATGCGGCGTCCACGCCGTCATGCTGCGCGCCGAGAAAAGCATGCGCAACGAGATGGACCGTACAACCCTTCAAGACCTGTCGACGGGTTTCAGCGTTCTGGCTCCCGCGGATTTTGGCGAGGATATCGGCCAGTGGCTGGATAACCGCGCAACCAATCGGGAACTCGCCCGCATTTCGGCAGTCAAAGACAGCTCGAGGAACCGACGTCGTGGATCGGATGGCTGA
- a CDS encoding response regulator transcription factor: protein MNISTDNSVTAKETGFEQYPIVLVVDDDESLRLSICELLESVGIEAAGFASTQALMDADILDRPGCIILDVRMPGVSGLDFQSRLAASGISASIIFLTGYGDIPMTVQAMKAGAVEFLTKPVRDQTLLDAVSKAIETDKEKRAAQLESNANIALYATLTPRERQVMEAVVRGALSKQIAFDLNISEITVKLHRSSVMKKMKTPFVTHLVRAWQSIPANIRDDYPA from the coding sequence ATGAACATTTCGACGGATAACAGCGTGACCGCCAAGGAAACTGGTTTCGAGCAATATCCTATCGTCTTGGTGGTTGACGATGATGAATCGCTGCGGCTTTCGATTTGCGAGCTGCTAGAATCTGTCGGCATCGAAGCCGCCGGGTTCGCCTCGACACAAGCACTCATGGATGCCGACATACTGGACCGACCGGGCTGTATCATACTCGATGTCCGCATGCCGGGCGTAAGCGGTCTTGATTTTCAATCCCGCTTGGCGGCGAGCGGCATTTCCGCGTCGATCATTTTCCTCACTGGCTACGGGGACATTCCGATGACGGTGCAAGCGATGAAAGCCGGCGCGGTCGAGTTCCTCACCAAGCCAGTTCGCGACCAGACATTGCTAGACGCTGTGAGCAAAGCCATAGAAACCGACAAGGAAAAGCGAGCAGCACAACTCGAATCCAACGCTAATATCGCGCTCTATGCCACCCTTACGCCTCGTGAGCGTCAAGTCATGGAGGCGGTCGTGCGGGGAGCACTCAGCAAACAAATAGCGTTTGATCTGAACATATCGGAAATCACCGTCAAACTCCATCGAAGCAGCGTGATGAAAAAGATGAAAACCCCTTTCGTCACACACCTGGTTCGAGCCTGGCAGTCAATACCTGCGAACATACGTGATGACTACCCGGCCTAG
- a CDS encoding response regulator transcription factor, protein MALVPLIAVVDDDASLRNALAELLEVLDFKCQVFESPETFLAAHARGRFACLITDLNMKGISGLQLQQMLTVFDPGLPMIFISAQSDSEARSKALCSGAVAFLSKPIDDDVLYRHIISALNRASKGLTDD, encoded by the coding sequence TTGGCCCTAGTCCCCTTAATTGCAGTCGTCGATGACGACGCCAGCCTCCGCAACGCCCTGGCGGAATTGCTCGAGGTTTTGGATTTCAAGTGCCAGGTATTCGAAAGTCCGGAGACATTCCTTGCAGCGCATGCCCGAGGTCGATTCGCTTGCCTGATCACCGACCTCAATATGAAAGGCATAAGCGGACTGCAACTACAGCAAATGCTGACTGTTTTCGACCCTGGGCTACCCATGATCTTTATTTCGGCACAGTCAGACTCCGAAGCAAGATCGAAGGCACTTTGTTCGGGGGCGGTCGCTTTTTTAAGTAAGCCGATCGACGATGATGTCCTGTACCGTCACATCATTTCGGCGCTCAATCGAGCTTCAAAAGGACTGACGGACGATTGA
- a CDS encoding PAS domain-containing sensor histidine kinase, which produces MELADYATDSVILYNLEGRVQYCNAATESLYGWTATALLGSRFSDLMLEHFESSILWENLVRIGHWAGPLRRRSLSGHEISANVRLAVRHDPHGNPLDVVEYSAPSTTTNVNTASPPLLPGSGRVACWQFNLKRARSLLDGVDAAVGGGVKDREWHPDRLDILLTAVQITDVNDEAIRLFGLADRDRVIDRPVASLWPEQSRAALGDLLTTIAAKTDTDPETRQIPVVGRLQHVVLTGWRAADPRCPDTVFVHVKAVLNTPSAVIELEASQIRYRNLISYLPVPVWQIDARAAGRIFDRLRAGGVTDMATYSDEHPELVDLTCEIVQIYDVNNEAMLLFGGKDRSEFIGPVKYLFSSTPGSGRRVMLAHFSGARNHVEELKVRTFDGRLLDVLLLVTFPVPGERLDTTIIMMIDITARLEAEAKLRKIEADFSHAARLSTLGEMTTSIAHEIKQPLSAILMNAQTSLRYLRKAEPNLEKADQLMSRIVESAQRASDIIGRIQDMAGKRAPTYALLGLNDVVRECLVFLRHESEDKNVVIKATLEPNLPSFRGDRIQLQQIIVNLIVNSIQAMKAAPQTRREIYLETGLDEKDHVALSIRDTGTGIPIDHMEQIFDGFFTTKEGGLGIGLAICQSIVKAHGGTIQAANHPDGGAVFRFSIPTESAATAVDSSASSEYSTQANHAD; this is translated from the coding sequence GTGGAACTAGCCGATTACGCGACCGACAGTGTTATCCTCTACAATCTCGAAGGAAGGGTTCAATACTGCAACGCGGCGACAGAGTCCCTCTACGGATGGACGGCAACGGCATTGCTCGGCAGTCGATTCAGTGACCTCATGCTGGAGCATTTCGAAAGCTCCATACTTTGGGAAAATCTCGTCAGGATTGGACACTGGGCTGGACCCTTGCGGCGGCGTTCGCTTTCGGGCCATGAGATCAGCGCCAACGTTCGTTTGGCGGTTCGGCACGACCCACACGGTAATCCCTTGGACGTTGTGGAATATTCCGCACCGTCAACGACCACGAACGTGAACACTGCTTCACCTCCCTTACTGCCTGGCAGTGGGCGGGTTGCCTGCTGGCAATTCAATCTCAAACGTGCCCGCTCTTTGCTCGACGGGGTCGATGCGGCGGTGGGCGGCGGCGTAAAGGATCGGGAATGGCACCCTGATCGGCTGGACATACTGCTCACTGCAGTCCAGATTACGGACGTCAACGATGAGGCTATACGCTTGTTCGGCCTAGCAGATCGCGACAGGGTGATTGACCGACCCGTTGCCAGCCTTTGGCCCGAGCAAAGCCGGGCGGCTCTTGGCGATCTGCTCACGACCATTGCCGCAAAAACTGATACAGACCCGGAAACACGGCAAATCCCAGTGGTCGGCCGATTGCAGCATGTGGTTCTGACGGGCTGGAGGGCCGCTGATCCGAGATGCCCGGATACTGTCTTCGTGCATGTCAAGGCAGTATTGAATACTCCGAGCGCCGTTATCGAACTCGAAGCGAGCCAGATACGTTACCGCAACCTGATTTCCTACTTGCCCGTCCCCGTCTGGCAGATCGATGCACGGGCAGCGGGCCGTATCTTCGACCGCCTCAGGGCCGGTGGCGTTACTGACATGGCCACCTATTCCGATGAACATCCGGAACTTGTCGACCTTACATGCGAGATTGTCCAAATTTATGACGTCAACAACGAAGCCATGCTCCTTTTCGGGGGAAAGGATCGCTCGGAGTTCATCGGGCCAGTAAAGTATCTGTTTTCAAGCACCCCCGGTTCAGGGAGACGCGTCATGCTGGCCCATTTTTCAGGTGCCCGGAACCACGTCGAAGAGTTGAAGGTGAGAACCTTCGACGGCCGCCTGTTGGACGTGCTACTCCTCGTAACCTTCCCGGTCCCGGGCGAGCGCCTCGACACGACGATCATTATGATGATCGACATCACGGCCCGGCTGGAGGCAGAAGCCAAGTTGCGGAAAATCGAAGCGGATTTCTCCCACGCCGCACGACTTTCGACGTTGGGCGAGATGACCACCTCGATAGCACATGAGATAAAGCAGCCGCTTTCGGCAATCCTGATGAATGCACAGACCAGCCTGCGATATCTCAGGAAGGCTGAGCCAAATCTTGAAAAGGCAGATCAGCTGATGTCTCGTATCGTCGAAAGCGCTCAGCGAGCTAGCGACATAATCGGCCGGATCCAGGATATGGCCGGCAAGCGCGCTCCGACCTACGCTTTGCTCGGCTTGAACGACGTTGTCCGTGAATGCCTGGTTTTTCTTCGCCACGAAAGCGAAGACAAAAATGTTGTGATCAAGGCCACGCTGGAACCGAACCTCCCATCCTTCCGAGGCGATAGAATTCAGTTGCAGCAAATTATCGTCAACCTGATCGTCAATAGCATCCAGGCCATGAAGGCGGCACCTCAAACGCGGCGCGAGATCTATCTCGAAACCGGTTTGGACGAGAAGGATCATGTAGCCTTATCGATCAGGGACACAGGCACCGGCATCCCAATTGATCATATGGAGCAGATATTCGACGGATTCTTCACGACAAAGGAAGGTGGGTTGGGCATAGGACTGGCTATTTGCCAGTCAATCGTCAAAGCCCACGGAGGGACGATACAGGCTGCCAATCACCCAGACGGCGGTGCGGTATTCCGTTTCTCGATCCCGACGGAAAGCGCTGCTACCGCTGTGGACAGTTCGGCATCGTCTGAATATTCGACTCAAGCAAATCACGCCGATTGA
- a CDS encoding glutathione S-transferase C-terminal domain-containing protein, with amino-acid sequence MKLYYSPLACSLSDHVALEEVGLSFERESVNLKTKRTASGRDFNEVTSKGYVPALVLDNGETLTENIAILDWISTQYPSLGIPGPLGRTRVLEALTYLSTELHRSFKPMWHAGSDADKARAKATINGHFKFISSHLKGNYLFGGAPTVADFYLFVMLLWAERFDLDVPPPLAALRASMKSRPAVQRAMRAEGLYQEENA; translated from the coding sequence ATGAAACTCTACTACAGTCCATTGGCATGCAGCTTGTCCGATCATGTTGCGCTTGAGGAGGTGGGGCTCTCTTTTGAACGCGAGAGCGTAAACCTCAAGACAAAGCGAACTGCATCCGGCCGTGACTTCAACGAAGTTACATCGAAAGGTTACGTGCCCGCGCTCGTTCTCGACAATGGCGAAACGCTTACCGAAAATATAGCGATCCTCGACTGGATATCGACGCAGTATCCTTCTCTTGGCATTCCGGGGCCCCTCGGGCGCACGCGCGTGCTTGAGGCTCTGACGTACCTTTCGACCGAACTGCATCGTAGCTTCAAACCTATGTGGCACGCTGGCAGCGACGCTGACAAAGCTAGAGCAAAAGCGACCATCAACGGACATTTCAAGTTCATCTCGAGCCACCTTAAAGGAAACTATTTGTTCGGCGGCGCTCCCACCGTGGCCGATTTCTATCTGTTTGTGATGCTGCTCTGGGCGGAACGGTTCGACCTTGATGTGCCGCCGCCCTTAGCCGCATTGCGCGCGAGCATGAAGTCGAGACCTGCCGTTCAAAGAGCCATGAGAGCCGAAGGTCTGTACCAGGAGGAGAATGCATGA
- a CDS encoding DUF1810 family protein, producing MVEPYAITSLDEASAYLALPILGGRYRECVGTLAHLSQASARDVFGADNARKLHASLTLFSEASSNEFLLETMFDVWFDGLLDQATMNDLGVTY from the coding sequence TTGGTCGAGCCCTACGCCATCACCTCGCTCGATGAGGCGAGCGCCTATTTGGCTCTCCCGATATTGGGAGGTCGTTATCGCGAATGCGTCGGCACGCTCGCGCATCTCTCGCAAGCGAGCGCCCGCGACGTCTTTGGCGCTGACAATGCCAGAAAATTGCATGCATCGCTGACGCTCTTTTCAGAAGCGAGTAGTAACGAGTTTTTGCTGGAAACCATGTTTGATGTCTGGTTTGACGGTTTGCTCGATCAAGCCACGATGAACGATCTCGGAGTGACTTATTGA
- a CDS encoding quinone oxidoreductase family protein, with product MTDHVVMLTSPGGVGHFEVRVQEPVFPAAGEIRIRHEAIGTNFLDIYHRKGIYPLSSYPGILGVEGAGVVDAVGAGVQQFREGDRVVYAGPPVGSYCSTRVIAAGRVVPLPDSVPMKTAATSMLKGMTAYMLLRKTYDVQPGTIVLVHAAAGGLGSVLVRLAKDIGATVIGVVSSDEKAVLASSYGADHLIVGRDSDLVEEVKRLTDGRGVDVAYDGIGGDMLVKSIRSVRAFGTAVTIGQAAGPVPPLSVEELRPGKALSHPSIMAFCADIERYREAAARAIAAMELGIVTSIAAEYPLVEAAQAHIEMESGRAAGSILLTP from the coding sequence ATGACTGACCACGTTGTGATGTTGACCAGTCCCGGAGGTGTTGGGCACTTCGAGGTGCGCGTCCAGGAGCCTGTTTTTCCTGCTGCAGGGGAAATTCGGATCCGGCACGAGGCGATCGGGACGAACTTCCTGGACATCTATCACAGGAAGGGGATCTATCCTCTGTCATCCTATCCAGGAATCCTCGGGGTGGAAGGAGCAGGCGTCGTCGACGCCGTAGGGGCGGGCGTCCAGCAATTTCGAGAAGGGGACCGTGTCGTGTACGCCGGCCCGCCTGTTGGATCCTATTGTTCGACCAGAGTGATTGCAGCAGGGAGGGTGGTTCCGCTTCCTGATTCAGTTCCGATGAAAACTGCGGCGACTTCGATGCTCAAGGGCATGACGGCCTATATGCTGTTGCGGAAGACCTACGACGTCCAACCCGGCACTATCGTTCTGGTTCATGCTGCAGCCGGAGGTCTCGGAAGTGTGCTCGTCCGCTTGGCGAAGGACATTGGCGCGACCGTCATCGGAGTAGTGAGTTCTGATGAGAAGGCGGTGCTTGCTTCCTCATACGGTGCAGACCATCTCATTGTCGGGCGCGATTCCGATCTTGTTGAAGAGGTGAAGCGGCTGACGGATGGCAGAGGAGTTGACGTCGCCTACGACGGGATCGGCGGCGACATGCTTGTCAAGAGCATCAGATCAGTTCGTGCCTTCGGAACAGCGGTTACGATCGGGCAGGCGGCCGGTCCGGTTCCGCCCCTATCTGTCGAGGAACTGCGGCCGGGCAAGGCGCTTTCCCATCCTAGCATTATGGCGTTCTGCGCCGACATCGAGAGGTACCGCGAGGCGGCGGCGAGGGCCATTGCCGCCATGGAGCTCGGGATCGTTACGAGCATAGCCGCCGAATATCCTCTAGTCGAAGCGGCTCAGGCACATATCGAAATGGAGTCAGGGCGCGCGGCAGGAAGCATCTTGCTGACGCCGTGA